The following coding sequences lie in one Plasmodium berghei ANKA genome assembly, chromosome: 7 genomic window:
- a CDS encoding SPRY domain, putative, with protein MEQNKENSVTTNKSAEYSNTSIKDIDEKNETNDINRFNKKRKIEALDEGKSEIQKMHQNGDENEYVKNMEKDNKNQCLNNIDESGHEKNADNSNKNNDKADKTGNSSNNEYTKRGNINILEESKELKKENYKYYIDYRKYRNKNNVTFSTKYKDSCISLSSDKLTCYGDKGWSSVFVNNGADVGKWYYEIKIEEPVHKSNFLGYKDTILKVNPYVRVGFACRYMRYDYPIGTDKYSYCVNSKNGKIFNNSISYDCMEPINVGDIIGCYINLKNKNSYTFDPRSDKKLYEYLQNGILCDPKNPPILKKNYGSFIFFSLNGQIKKNAFIDIYEGFYHPSVSLYMGASAKINLGPKFTYRHLNDYVPCIYMDPPIIL; from the coding sequence ATGGAACAAAATAAGGAAAATTCTGTAACAACAAATAAAAGTGCAGAATACAGTAACACTAGCATAAAAGACatagatgaaaaaaatgaaacaaatgatattaataggtttaataaaaaaagaaaaattgaGGCATTAGATGAAGGCAAATCAGAGatacaaaaaatgcatCAAAATGGAGACGAAAATGaatatgttaaaaatatggaaaaagacaataaaaatcaatgtttaaataatattgacGAATCAGGGCACGAAAAAAATGCAgataattcaaataaaaataatgataaagcCGATAAGACTGGAAATAGTAGTAATAATGAGTATACGAAAAGGggtaatattaatattctAGAAGAATCgaaagaattaaaaaaggaaaattataaatattatatcgattatagaaaataccgaaataaaaacaatgtAACATTTTCAACGAAATATAAAGATAGCTGTATTAGTTTAAGTAGTGATAAGCTTACATGTTATGGAGATAAAGGATGGTCTAGtgtttttgttaataatgGGGCGGATGTAGGTAAGTGGtattatgaaataaaaattgaagaGCCTGTACATAAATCTAATTTCTTGGGTTATAAAgatacaattttaaaagtaAACCCATATGTAAGAGTTGGATTTGCTTGTAGATATATGAGATATGATTATCCAATAGGAACTGATAAATATAGTTATTGTGTTAATAGTAAAAATgggaaaatatttaataattcaatAAGTTATGATTGTATGGAGCCTATTAACGTTGGTGATATAATTGGATGTTACATTAACTTAAAGAATAAGAATAGTTATACTTTTGATCCACGATCAGATAAAAAActttatgaatatttacaaaatggAATTTTATGCGATCCAAAAAACCCACCtatattaaagaaaaattatggctcttttatatttttttccttaaatggtcaaataaaaaaaaacgcaTTTATTGATATTTATGAAGGATTTTATCATCCATCAGTTAGCTTATATATGGGAGCTTCTgctaaaattaatttagggccaaaatttacatatcgtcatttaaatgattatgtgccatgtatatatatggaccctccaattattttgtaa
- a CDS encoding alpha/beta hydrolase, putative, with product MPRRYKVEIKDNNSDILEELEIQKMKKDNCRNESEINEKNENEISENNSINEKRTYKTIFKNIISPKNDNMPYDANDWNDKKKKKKKKTNKNENENETAKDKNNNDDEKFITYKIPKYLRKRNIKCPFIYKQVFYGKYGIVNYDLQGINKETLVITFHGLNGTNLTFLEIQKILIRYKFQVLNFDLYGHGLSACPKYNHRNKTYGIDFFLSQTEELLTHLNLLNRNFYLIGFSMGCIIATNFAKKYIKQVKKIILISPVGALEKKPFLVKLLKFFPCIINISSFFMLPYLISKRNFKKKKTNIANDMNSEDEASYYMYNRIMWQAFAKKNITHSILGCINNLKMWSSHEIFKEVGLHNIPVLILCGDKDNICSVHVLKNTSKLFANSHLIIFKNASHLVLVDKSKEINSCVLIFFLSSNNTNLKACQHMFPVGNIET from the coding sequence ATGCCACGACGATACAAAGTTGAAATAAAAGACAATAATAGTGACATATTAGAAGAATTAGAGAtccaaaaaatgaagaaagaCAATTGTAGAAATGAAAGCGAAATAAACGAAAagaatgaaaatgaaataagCGAAAATAATAGCATAAATGAAAAACGAACTTacaaaacaatttttaaaaatataatttcaccaaaaaatgataatatgcCCTATGATGCAAATGATTggaatgataaaaaaaaaaaaaaaaaaaaaaaaacgaacaagaatgaaaatgaaaatgaaacagcgaaagataaaaataataatgatgatgaaaagtttattacatataaaataccAAAATATTTAAGGAAAAGAAACATTAAATGcccatttatatataaacaagtattttatggaaaatatGGCATAGTGAACTATGATTTACAGGGAATCAATAAAGAAACATTAGTTATAACCTTTCATGGGTTGAATGGTACTAACTTAACATTTTTagaaattcaaaaaatattaattcgATATAAATTTCAAGTTCttaattttgatttatatGGACACGGATTATCGGCATGCccaaaatataatcataGAAACAAAACATATGGAATTGATTTCTTTTTATCTCAAACTGAAGAATTATTAActcatttaaatttattaaacagaaatttttatttaattggCTTTTCTATGGGGTGTATTATTGCTACTAATtttgcaaaaaaatatattaaacaagtaaaaaaaattattttaatatcacCTGTTGGGgctttagaaaaaaaaccCTTTTTggtaaaattattaaaatttttccCGTGCATAATTAACATATCCTCTTTCTTTATGTTACCATATCTTATTTCAAAACgaaatttcaaaaaaaaaaaaacaaacatTGCCAACGATATGAATTCAGAAGATGAGGCAtcttattatatgtataatcGAATAATGTGGCAAGCTTttgctaaaaaaaatattactcATTCTATTTTAGGATGTATTAATAACTTAAAAATGTGGAGTTCCcatgaaatatttaaagaaGTTGGTCTTCATAATATACCAGTTTTGATTTTATGTGGAGATAaagataatatatgtaGTGTGCATGTACTTAAAAATACATCTAAGCTTTTTGCTAATTCTCAtcttataatatttaaaaatgctTCGCATCTAGTTCTTGTGGATAAAAGCAAAGAAATTAATTCATGTgttcttatatttttcctatcctcaaataatacaaatttgAAAGCATGCCAACATATGTTTCCAGTTGGTAATATAGaaacataa